DNA sequence from the Kineococcus endophyticus genome:
CGCGTCCATCCGGGCGAGGGCTTCCTCGACCTCCTGCAGGATGCGTCGCGCGCTGCCGATGCTAGCCGCGATCACCGGGTCGGTCTCCGCCGCCAGCAGTTCCTCGGCGGTGATCGACTGCAGGAGAACGCGACGGTCGTCTCGTGTCTCCTCGAGGGCCGTCCGCAGGTGGTCGTGATCGGTGTGGTGGGTCGTGGCGGTCATGGTGGAACTCCGTGAGAATGACGAAAGGACGCCTCGCGAATGCGGGGCGTCCCTGGGTGTGCTGACCTCTGCGGGTCAGCCACCCGGGGGCGGAACGGTGGGTGCGCAGGTCCACGTGGCGCGGGGGGTCACCCCGAACCGACCGCGTCCATCCACTGCTCGCACGGAACCCACCGTAGCCGCGGGAACCGAGGCGGTCATCCGGTTATCACCGGTGGTGCGGCTCAGAACGGTGGCGGGTCGTCGGCCTCGCGGGCAGCGCGCAGCGCCGCGA
Encoded proteins:
- a CDS encoding TraR/DksA family transcriptional regulator yields the protein MTATTHHTDHDHLRTALEETRDDRRVLLQSITAEELLAAETDPVIAASIGSARRILQEVEEALARMDAGEFGFCVHCRRPIPAGRLEFLPHASGCVPCLQSQRRA